The Panthera tigris isolate Pti1 chromosome F3, P.tigris_Pti1_mat1.1, whole genome shotgun sequence genome includes a window with the following:
- the LOC102971990 gene encoding T-cell surface glycoprotein CD1e, membrane-associated: protein MKAGGPGGQCHPGPAEASFSCRAAMPLPLLLTFQGLLLHHAAGTGAPSPASQAPRPPGPAAEEPLSFHVLQASSFANHSWAHSQGSGWLGDVQTHGWDTALGTIRFLWPWSRGNFSTQELNNLQSLFRLYFHGFTIEVQAFAHEFQFEYPFELQVLAGCTWHAGKPSGSFFNGAYQGSDFLSFQGNSWQPSPGAGSRAQKVCAVLNRYRDIKEIVLSLLSHTCPRFLAGILEAGKSELGRQVKPEAWLSSGPSPGPGRLLLVCHVSGFHPKPVWVMWMRGDQEQRGTRRGDVLPHADDTWYLRVTLDVAAGQAAGLSCRVRHSSLGGQDIIIHWGGEWSPLTLMCLAVLVTLLLLLVLCSRLKKLSSNGKAVAPRAPSPDSAAAASARGPGTSGRQLHVPRESWIKNRLFKKLKASLNPLWRH, encoded by the exons ATGAAGGCGGGAGGGCCTGGAGGGCAGTGCCATCCGGGTCCTGCCGAGGCATCCTTCTCCTGCCGCGCCGCAATGCCGCTCCCGCTGCTCCTGACTTTCCAGGGACTTCTTCTCCACCATGCAGCAGGCACTGGGG ccccatccccagcATCCCAGGCCCCGCGTCCCCCTGGTCCGGCCGCAGAGGAGCCGCTGTCCTTCCACGTACTCCAGGCCTCCTCGTTTGCCAACCACAGCTGGGCACACTCGCAGGGCTCGGGCTGGCTGGGCGACGTGCAGACGCACGGCTGGGACACGGCCTTGGGCACCATCCGCTTCCTGTGGCCCTGGTCGCGGGGGAACTTCAGCACCCAGGAGCTGAACAACCTCCAGAGCCTGTTCCGGCTCTACTTCCACGGGTTCACCATTGAGGTTCAGGCCTTTGCACACGAGTTCCAGTTTGAAT ACCCCTTCGAGCTCCAGGTGTTAGCTGGCTGTACATGGCACGCCGGGAAGCCCTCGGGAAGCTTCTTCAACGGGGCCTATCAAGGCTCAGACTTCCTGAGTTTCCAAGGAAACTCCTGGCAGCCATCTCCAGGAGCAGGGAGTCGGGCTCAGAAGGTCTGTGCCGTGCTCAACCGCTACCGAGATATTAAGGAGATCGTGCTGAGCCTTCTCAGCCACACCTGCCCCCGGTTTCTGGCAGGAATCCTTGAAGCAGGGAAGTCCGAGCTGGGACGACAAG TGAAGCCCGAGGCCTGGCTGTCCAGTGGCCCCAGTCCCGGTCCTGGCCGTCTGCTCCTTGTGTGCCATGTGTCCGGCTTCCACCCGAAGCCTGTGTGGGTCATGTGGATGCGGGGTGACCAGGAGCAACGGGGCACCCGGCGAGGCGACGTCCTGCCCCACGCTGACGACACGTGGTATCTTCGGGTGACCCTGGACGTGGCGGCCGGGCAGGCGGCCGGCCTGTCTTGCCGAGTGAGACACAGCAGCCTAGGAGGCCAGGACATAATCATCCACTGGG GTGGAGAATGGTCCCCGTTGACGCTGATGTGTCTCGCCGTGCTGGTCACCCTGCTCCTGCTGCTGGTCCTGTGCTCCCGGCTTAAAAAGCTCAG CTCAAATGGGAAAGCCGTGGCGCCCCGTGCACCCAGTCCTGACTCCGCTGCAGCGGCCAGCGCCCGGGGACCCGGAACTTCTGGACGCCAGCTCCACGTGCCCCGGGAATCCTGGATCAAGAACAGACTTTTCAAGAAACTGAAAGCAAGCCTAAACCCACTCTGGCGACATTAG
- the LOC102972283 gene encoding T-cell surface glycoprotein CD1b-like produces the protein MLLPWLLWLVVLCPGGGGEAAFQGPTSYHVIQISSFANSSWAQNQGSGWLGDLQLQSWDSDAGRAVFLKPWSKGNFSEEEVTGLEEVFQVYLNGFILEVQDHAHEFQMEYPFEIQGIAGCSLHSGGGTVSFLRGALGGVDFLSIKNYSCVPAPEGGSRARRICALIHQYAGIRDIAGKLLFETCPQYLLGVLDVGKAELQRQVKPEAWLSSGPSPGPGRLLLVCHVSGFYPKPVWVTWMRGEQEQPGTRRGDVLPHADETWYLRVTLDVAAGEAAGLSCRVRHSSLGGRDMVLHWGNPVSIGLISLAIIVPLFILLTVPTLWFLRRRSYQSI, from the exons ATGCTGCTTCCGTGGCTCCTGTGGCTTGTGGTCCTCTGCCCGGGGGGCGGCGGCGAGGCAG CCTTTCAAGGGCCCACCTCTTACCACGTCATCCAGATCTCGTCCTTTGCCAACAGCAGCTGGGCGCAGAACCAAGGCTCAGGATGGCTGGGTGACTTACAGCTTCAAAGCTGGGACAGCGACGCGGGCAGGGCGGTTTTCCTGAAGCCCTGGTCCAAGGGCAACTTCAGTGAGGAGGAGGTGACCGGGCTGGAGGAGGTGTTCCAGGTCTACCTCAACGGGTTCATCCTGGAAGTACAGGACCATGCCCATGAGTTCCAGATGGAAT aTCCCTTTGAGATCCAGGGGATAGCAGGCTGTAGTCTGCATTCCGGTGGGGGCACGGTGAGCTTCCTGCGGGGAGCGTTAGGAGGAGTGGACTTTCTGAGCATCAAGAATTACTCCTGTGTGCCCGCCCCGGAGGGTGGAAGCCGGGCACGGCGCATCTGCGCGCTCATCCATCAGTACGCGGGCATCCGGGACATCGCGGGGAAGCTCCTCTTTGAAACCTGCCCTCAGTATCTCCTGGGTGTCCTTGATGTGGGGAAGGCAGAACTGCAGAGACAAG TGAAGCCCGAGGCCTGGCTGTCCAGTGGCCCCAGTCCCGGTCCTGGCCGTCTGCTCCTTGTGTGCCACGTGTCCGGCTTCTACCCAAAGCCAGTGTGGGTGACGTGGATGCGGGGTGAGCAGGAGCAGCCGGGCACCCGGCGCGGCGACGTCCTGCCCCACGCTGACGAGACGTGGTATCTTCGGGTGACCCTGGACGTGGCGGCCGGGGAGGCGGCCGGCCTGTCTTGCCGAGTGAGACACAGCAGTCTAGGAGGCCGGGACATGGTCCTCCACTGGG GAAACCCCGTCTCCATCGGCTTGATATCTTTGGCGATAATAGTGCCCTTGTTCATCCTTTTGACAGTTCCTACATTGTGGTTTTTGAGGCGCCG GTCGTATCAGAGTATCTAA